Proteins from one Terriglobus tenax genomic window:
- a CDS encoding biotin-independent malonate decarboxylase subunit beta, whose product MNTEDTIMEFIHRRSFIELDARGRAQSLLDEGSFKELAGPFARMQSPWLPMQGVAPQSDDGCVVLKGKVDGKPAVVISLEGKFQGGSIGEVSGAKICAALDLATRDSVQGTTTPAILLLETGGVRLQEANLGLAAVAEVIASVLSLRPHAPVITIIAGTVGCFGGMSLVAGLSSYVLMTREARLGLNGPEVIEQESGVDEFDSKDRALIWAIDGGEQRVGMGLADALVQDSVEEFATAVRKLLAKGIPAVHRSELVERYRARIAALDVSTQIDPAGLRAQWKQADVEGGVR is encoded by the coding sequence ATGAATACCGAAGACACGATCATGGAATTCATCCATCGCCGCAGCTTCATCGAACTCGATGCACGCGGTCGCGCGCAAAGCCTTCTCGATGAGGGCTCATTTAAAGAGCTCGCAGGACCTTTTGCCCGGATGCAGTCTCCGTGGCTCCCGATGCAGGGTGTGGCTCCTCAGTCCGATGATGGCTGCGTCGTGCTGAAGGGCAAGGTCGATGGCAAGCCAGCCGTAGTCATCTCACTCGAAGGTAAGTTCCAGGGCGGCAGCATCGGTGAGGTCTCCGGAGCAAAGATCTGCGCGGCATTGGATTTAGCGACGCGCGACTCTGTTCAAGGAACGACGACACCGGCCATCCTTTTGCTCGAGACGGGCGGCGTCCGCTTGCAGGAAGCCAACCTGGGGCTTGCTGCTGTTGCAGAGGTGATCGCCTCTGTGCTCAGCCTGCGTCCCCATGCGCCTGTCATCACGATCATTGCAGGCACGGTTGGTTGCTTCGGCGGTATGTCGCTCGTCGCGGGCCTCTCCAGTTACGTGCTCATGACACGCGAAGCCCGGCTCGGCCTGAATGGCCCCGAGGTGATTGAGCAAGAGTCCGGTGTGGACGAGTTCGATTCCAAGGACCGCGCTCTGATCTGGGCGATCGACGGTGGCGAACAGCGCGTCGGCATGGGGCTTGCAGATGCTCTGGTGCAGGACAGTGTTGAAGAATTCGCCACCGCGGTACGGAAGCTTCTCGCGAAAGGTATTCCTGCCGTTCACCGCAGCGAGCTTGTCGAGCGGTACCGGGCTCGCATTGCGGCGCTGGACGTTTCAACGCAGATTGATCCCGCCGGACTGCGCGCGCAATGGAAACAGGCGGATGTAGAAGGAGGTGTGCGATGA
- the mdcE gene encoding biotin-independent malonate decarboxylase subunit gamma yields MKHQIGVRGREWFRALTGSGTPQSGDPASVLASKASLGSGEALFLCVVPNPESRFPCVRDGQVGLEEAYALASHIRALIAEDEGKPQEEKRPIIAIIDVKSQAYGRREETVGIFLAAATAADAYATARMKGHPVVSLIVGHAFSGGFLTHGYQANRLVAFDDKEVVIHAMHEEAAARITRRSVADLLRLGHEIPPMSYDVHDYAKLGLLYELLHIESPEEPVESDIAKVSQSLVSAIADCANGERDLSNRWKNPQANVMRKAGNAVRERMEQEWLGA; encoded by the coding sequence ATGAAGCATCAGATTGGTGTTCGTGGTCGCGAGTGGTTTCGGGCCTTGACGGGGAGCGGTACACCTCAGAGCGGCGATCCCGCCTCCGTATTGGCGTCGAAGGCATCATTGGGATCAGGCGAGGCGCTCTTTCTTTGTGTGGTGCCGAATCCCGAGAGCCGCTTTCCATGCGTTCGTGATGGACAGGTCGGACTTGAAGAAGCCTATGCCCTTGCCTCCCACATTCGTGCGCTGATTGCAGAGGACGAAGGTAAGCCACAGGAAGAGAAGCGCCCAATCATCGCAATCATCGACGTAAAGAGCCAGGCCTATGGGCGCCGTGAAGAGACGGTCGGCATCTTTCTGGCTGCAGCGACAGCAGCCGATGCTTATGCGACTGCGAGAATGAAAGGGCATCCCGTAGTCAGCTTGATCGTTGGCCACGCTTTCTCCGGCGGGTTTCTCACGCATGGCTACCAGGCAAATCGGTTGGTGGCCTTCGATGATAAAGAAGTGGTCATCCACGCGATGCATGAGGAGGCGGCAGCGCGCATCACTCGCCGCTCCGTAGCAGATCTACTTCGTCTCGGCCACGAGATTCCACCGATGTCTTATGATGTCCACGATTATGCCAAACTTGGTCTGCTCTACGAATTGCTGCACATAGAGAGTCCGGAGGAGCCGGTTGAATCAGACATCGCAAAGGTCTCCCAATCTTTGGTTAGTGCGATTGCAGACTGTGCAAACGGCGAAAGGGATCTGAGCAACCGCTGGAAGAACCCCCAGGCCAATGTCATGCGGAAGGCCGGCAACGCCGTTCGAGAGCGGATGGAACAAGAATGGCTGGGGGCATGA
- a CDS encoding AEC family transporter: MAPALANALVPIFVGLLLGYWGGKRGWLDIKGVTALIAVVMNVAVPCAMFSAIIRTPWPAVARAASACWIIALAFLVIYTATYLIALRSGKVSLSESAVLALTIGFPNCAAVAISLLSDLYGPSSRVLASLSIAVGALTISPITLAILEMQANPENRGFDVRKFLKCILLSFKRPVVWAPLVALLLLAVHVSLPPFALSSLGVLGNASTGTALLLTGLILSEQKLKINLGAIISSLAKIVVQPLLALGICLLLHMEISTVRQVTMICAIPAGFFGLVFGKRFQAAPAVAGSALILTYVLSLATLPLWAVIVTYIH; encoded by the coding sequence ATGGCGCCAGCCTTAGCCAATGCACTCGTACCCATCTTCGTTGGTCTCCTGCTTGGTTACTGGGGGGGCAAACGGGGATGGCTCGACATCAAAGGAGTAACTGCGCTCATCGCAGTCGTGATGAACGTTGCCGTGCCGTGTGCGATGTTCTCTGCGATCATCCGTACACCGTGGCCCGCGGTCGCTCGCGCTGCGAGCGCCTGCTGGATCATTGCATTAGCCTTCCTCGTCATCTATACCGCAACCTACCTGATTGCTTTGCGAAGCGGCAAGGTTTCGCTGAGCGAATCAGCGGTGCTGGCCTTGACGATTGGATTTCCAAACTGTGCAGCCGTTGCGATCTCCTTGCTCTCCGATTTGTATGGTCCATCGTCAAGGGTGCTTGCTTCGCTATCCATCGCGGTAGGAGCACTGACGATCTCTCCCATCACGCTTGCGATTCTGGAGATGCAGGCGAACCCTGAGAACCGAGGCTTTGATGTTCGCAAGTTCCTGAAGTGCATCCTGCTCTCCTTCAAACGTCCGGTGGTGTGGGCGCCACTTGTTGCGCTGCTGCTGCTGGCAGTTCACGTCTCGCTGCCACCCTTCGCGCTTTCGAGTCTGGGCGTGCTGGGAAATGCTTCAACAGGAACGGCGCTCCTGTTGACGGGACTCATCCTCTCGGAGCAGAAGTTGAAGATCAACCTTGGAGCCATCATCTCGTCGCTGGCGAAGATCGTTGTGCAGCCGCTCCTCGCTCTCGGAATCTGTCTTCTGCTGCATATGGAAATAAGCACAGTACGGCAGGTGACGATGATCTGCGCGATCCCCGCCGGATTCTTTGGGCTGGTTTTTGGCAAACGCTTCCAGGCGGCGCCTGCGGTTGCCGGTTCCGCTCTAATTCTGACTTATGTGCTTAGTCTTGCGACTCTACCCTTATGGGCAGTTATCGTCACCTACATTCACTAA